The Daucus carota subsp. sativus chromosome 2, DH1 v3.0, whole genome shotgun sequence genome includes a window with the following:
- the LOC135150561 gene encoding uncharacterized protein LOC135150561: MSHNASTITSVSPARMDTPEAVKVGTRGTVGSLIRKEMDYYSELERNLVLSKNNMVDKSCGPGVGKSCFVWNRGKKKRRGRFLPSLCSVSKVADPQQQLDCLASFSYMNLKAQAKE; the protein is encoded by the coding sequence ATGTCACATAATGCTTCCACCATAACAAGTGTCTCGCCTGCAAGAATGGACACTCCAGAAGCTGTGAAGGTAGGCACACGAGGCACGGTAGGATCACTTATCAGGAAAGAGATGGATTACTATAGTGAACTTGAAAGAAACCTTGTTCTGTCGAAAAATAATATGGTGGATAAGTCTTGTGGACCTGGTGTTGGCAAGTCATGCTTTGTATGGAACAGAGGTAAGAAGAAAAGAAGGGGCAGGTTTCTTCCTAGCTTGTGTTCTGTTTCTAAAGTTGCAGATCCCCAGCAACAGTTGGACTGTCTTGCAAGTTTCAGTTACATGAACCTTAAAGCTCAAGCAAAGGAATAG
- the LOC108210111 gene encoding N6-mAMP deaminase isoform X1: MEWCLTMPKIELHAHLNGSIRDSTLLGLAKALGDEGKIVFSEFEHVILKHDRSLREVFKLFDLIHLVTTDHEIVSRITKEVVEDFAAENVVYLELRTTPKRNDLIGMSKRSYTEAVVNGLRAVRTVDVDFSSCTAGGPPTPDCRNNSCAGTAKKKIYVRLLLSIDRRESTEAAIETVKLALDMRNLGVMGVDLSGNPIIGEWGTFLPALKFAREQGLPVTLHCGEVPNMEEIQGMLDFIPERIGHACFFGEEEWKKLKSTKIPVEICLTSNIQTNSISSLEVHHFEDLYRSKHPIVLCTDDAGVFSTSLSKEYSLASSAFGIGKKEMFHLARNAIDFIFAGDGVKKALTHTFDSAAKKLDL; the protein is encoded by the exons ATGGAATGGTGCTTGACTATGCCCAAGATTGAATTACATGCTCACCTCAATGGCTCCATTAGAGACTCTACTCTTCT CGGACTTGCTAAAGCATTGGGTGATGAGGGAAAGATAGTTTTCTCAGAATTTGAGCATGTCATTTTAAAAC ATGATCGTTCACTTCGAGAAGTTTTTAAACTTTTTGACCTAATCCATCTGGTGACTACTGACCACGAGATTGTGTCAAGAATCACTAAAGAA GTTGTTGAAGATTTTGCTGCGGAGAATGTTGTCTATTTGGAGTTGAGAACAACTCCAAAG AGAAATGATTTGATAGGCATGAGCAAGCGATCTTACACTGAAGCTGTTGTGAACGGTCTAAGGGCTGTAAGAACTGTCGACGTTGATTTTTCTTCTTGTACCGCAGGGGGTCCTCCTACTCCTGATTGTAGAAATAATTCATGTGCTGGAActgcaaaaaagaaaatatatgtcAGGCTTCTTCTCAGCATAGATCGTCGTGAGAGCACTGAAGCTGCTATAGAAACT GTCAAGCTAGCACTTGATATGAGAAATTTGGGAGTGATGGGAGTTGACCTTTCTGGCAATCCTATCATTGGTGAATG GGGAACATTTTTGCCAGCTTTAAAATTTGCTCGGGAACAAGGTCTCCCAGTTACTCTTCATTGTGGTGAG GTACCCAATATGGAGGAAATCCAAGGAATGCTTGACTTTATTCCTGAAAGAATTGGACACGCTTGTTTTTTTGGAGAGGAAGAGTGGAAAAAGTTGAAATCTACAAAAATCCCA GTTGAGATTTGTTTGACATCCAACATCCAAACTAACTCAATTTCTTCCTTGGAAGTTCATCATTTTg AGGATTTGTACAGGTCCAAACATCCCATAGTCCTCTGTACAGATGATGCAGGAGTGTTCTCCACCAGTCTTTCCAAGGAGTACAGTCTCGCATCGTCAGCATTCG GTATTGGTAAAAAGGAGATGTTTCACTTAGCAAGGAATGCTATAGACTTTATATTTGCTGGAGATGGAGTCAAAAAGGCATTGACACACACGTTTGATTCTGCTGCAAAAAAGCTTGATTTATGA
- the LOC108208981 gene encoding nuclear transport factor 2 — protein MEGRDLLAYEIYIYVCYSGRSTGEMEEQVETVGKAFVDHYYHLFDNDRPSLTSLYQPMSMLSFEGQRLEGTENICNKLNQLPFGQCHHAISTIDAQPSSFPGGIMVFVSGSLQLPGQDYPLRFSQMFHLIPAAEGNFFIQNDIFRLNYG, from the exons ATGGAAG GAAGGGATTTACTagcatatgaaatatatatatacgtaTGCTATAGTGGGAGGAGCACGGGAGAGATGGAAGAACAAGTTGAAACAGTGGGGAAGGCCTTTGTGGATCACTACTACCATCTATTTGACAATGATAGGCCCTCTCTAACTTCCCTATACCAACCAATGTCCATGCTGAGCTTTGAGGGTCAGAGATTAGAGGGGACTGAAAATATATGTAACAAGCTTAATCAGTTGCCATTCGGCCAATGCCACCATGCCATTAGCACCATTGATGCTCAGCCTTCCTCTTTTCCAGGAGGCATCATGGTCTTTGTTAGTGGCAGCCTACAATTGCCAGGACAGGACTACCCTCTACGGTTTAGTCAG ATGTTTCACTTGATCCCAGCTGCAGAAGGGAActttttcattcaaaatgacATATTTCGCCTTAATTATGGATAA
- the LOC108207814 gene encoding vacuolar iron transporter homolog 4, with amino-acid sequence MANLLKVYSTNESDVEASTDHPQEKRFDYSQRAQWLRGVVLGCNEGVMSSSILVMGMSVFIDNTNDLVITGLMGLIAGALAIATAEYISVYTQIDVVEAQNERDRRSGRVGGGSAPSPTQIGLAASLTYLIGGFVPILTAFFVRHHVLRFIAVAFAACLSMSGAGYFAATLGKAPVLRSCARVLMGGWIEIAIMIGKRKVLECYGL; translated from the coding sequence ATGGCAAACTTGTTGAAAGTGTATTCGACTAATGAGAGCGATGTTGAGGCCAGTACTGATCATCCGCAGGAGAAACGCTTCGACTACTCCCAGAGAGCGCAATGGCTTCGGGGAGTTGTGCTTGGATGCAATGAAGGCGTGATGTCTTCATCCATATTAGTGATGGGTATGTCTGTTTTTATAGATAATACTAATGATCTAGTGATCACTGGTCTCATGGGCTTAATTGCTGGAGCTTTAGCTATAGCAACTGCAGAGTACATATCTGTCTACACACAAATTGATGTGGTAGAGGCTCAAAATGAGCGCGACAGAAGAAGTGGTCGAGTTGGAGGTGGTTCGGCCCCGAGTCCAACTCAAATAGGCTTGGCTGCATCACTCACCTATTTAATTGGAGGGTTTGTGCCAATACTTACTGCATTTTTTGTGAGGCACCATGTGCTGAGGTTTATTGCGGTGGCGTTTGCGGCTTGTTTGTCCATGTCAGGGGCCGGTTACTTTGCAGCAACACTTGGGAAGGCACCGGTGTTGAGATCTTGTGCAAGAGTGTTGATGGGAGGATGGATTGAGATCGCGATTATGATAGGGAAACGAAAGGTTCTCGAATGTTATGGACTCTAG
- the LOC108205924 gene encoding derlin-2.2: MAEAVEEWYKQMPIITRSYLTAAVVTTIGCSLEIISPYNLYLNPRLVVKHYQFWRLVTNFLYFRKMDLDFLFHMFFLARYCKLLEENSFRGRTADFFYMLLFGATVLTGIVLIGGMIPYVSESFAKIIFLSNSLTFMMVYVWSKQNPFIHMSFLGLFTFTAAYLPWVLLGFSVLVGASAWVDLLGMIAGHAYYFLEDVYPKMTGRRPLKTPFFIRSLFADDPVVVARPANVRFAAPPVEEAH, from the exons ATGGCTGAAGCTGTAGAAGAATGGTACAAACAGATGCCGATCATCACTCGTTCCTATCTCACTGCTGCCGTTGTTACAACCATTGGTTGTTCTCTTGAA ATCATTTCTCCGTACAATCTGTACTTGAACCCGAGACTTGTTGTAAAACACTATCAGTTCTGGCGCCTGGTTACTAATTTCTTGTACTTCCGCAAGATGG ACTTGGACTTCCTGTTCCACATGTTCTTTCTTGCTCGATACTGCAAACTTCTTGAAGAGAACTCTTTCAGGGGAAGGACTGCAGATTTTTTTTACATGCTCTTATTTGGTGCCACTGTCTTGACCGGAATTGTCCTTATTGGGGGAATGATACCTTATGTGTCAGAGTCTTTTGCAAAGATCATATTTCTTAGCAATTCATTGACATTCATGATG GTTTATGTATGGAGCAAACAAAATCCGTTTATCCACATGAGTTTCTTGGGTCTCTTTACTTTCACAGCAGCTTACCTCCCATGG GTTCTTCTGGGATTCTCTGTCCTTGTTGGTGCCAGTGCCTGGGTTGACTTACTG GGCATGATAGCTGGCCATGCTTACTACTTTCTTGAAGACGTGTATCCAAAGATGACCGGTCGTCGGCCCCTCAAAACTCCCTTCTTCATCAGATCACTTTTTgcagatgatccagtagtagttGCAAGGCCTGCTAATGTGAGATTTGCTGCCCCACCAGTAGAGGAAGCTCATTAA
- the LOC108210111 gene encoding N6-mAMP deaminase isoform X2, whose translation MEWCLTMPKIELHAHLNGSIRDSTLLGLAKALGDEGKIVFSEFEHVILKHDRSLREVFKLFDLIHLVTTDHEIVSRITKEVVEDFAAENVVYLELRTTPKRNDLIGMSKRSYTEAVVNGLRAVRTVDVDFSSCTAGGPPTPDCRNNSCAGTAKKKIYVRLLLSIDRRESTEAAIETVKLALDMRNLGVMGVDLSGNPIIGEWGTFLPALKFAREQGLPVTLHCGEVPNMEEIQGMLDFIPERIGHACFFGEEEWKKLKSTKIPVEICLTSNIQTNSISSLEVHHFEDLYRSKHPIVLCTDDAGVFSTSLSKEYSLASSAFGKYW comes from the exons ATGGAATGGTGCTTGACTATGCCCAAGATTGAATTACATGCTCACCTCAATGGCTCCATTAGAGACTCTACTCTTCT CGGACTTGCTAAAGCATTGGGTGATGAGGGAAAGATAGTTTTCTCAGAATTTGAGCATGTCATTTTAAAAC ATGATCGTTCACTTCGAGAAGTTTTTAAACTTTTTGACCTAATCCATCTGGTGACTACTGACCACGAGATTGTGTCAAGAATCACTAAAGAA GTTGTTGAAGATTTTGCTGCGGAGAATGTTGTCTATTTGGAGTTGAGAACAACTCCAAAG AGAAATGATTTGATAGGCATGAGCAAGCGATCTTACACTGAAGCTGTTGTGAACGGTCTAAGGGCTGTAAGAACTGTCGACGTTGATTTTTCTTCTTGTACCGCAGGGGGTCCTCCTACTCCTGATTGTAGAAATAATTCATGTGCTGGAActgcaaaaaagaaaatatatgtcAGGCTTCTTCTCAGCATAGATCGTCGTGAGAGCACTGAAGCTGCTATAGAAACT GTCAAGCTAGCACTTGATATGAGAAATTTGGGAGTGATGGGAGTTGACCTTTCTGGCAATCCTATCATTGGTGAATG GGGAACATTTTTGCCAGCTTTAAAATTTGCTCGGGAACAAGGTCTCCCAGTTACTCTTCATTGTGGTGAG GTACCCAATATGGAGGAAATCCAAGGAATGCTTGACTTTATTCCTGAAAGAATTGGACACGCTTGTTTTTTTGGAGAGGAAGAGTGGAAAAAGTTGAAATCTACAAAAATCCCA GTTGAGATTTGTTTGACATCCAACATCCAAACTAACTCAATTTCTTCCTTGGAAGTTCATCATTTTg AGGATTTGTACAGGTCCAAACATCCCATAGTCCTCTGTACAGATGATGCAGGAGTGTTCTCCACCAGTCTTTCCAAGGAGTACAGTCTCGCATCGTCAGCATTCGGTAA GTATTGGTAA
- the LOC108207813 gene encoding vacuolar iron transporter homolog 2, which translates to MSNSFRVHSTSDKDVEANSDHQSEKRFDYLQRAQWLRGAVLGCNEGIMTSSILVMGMTVHIDTTKDLIITGLVGLIAGALAIATAEFISVYTQVDVVEAQNDRDRRSGRVGRAPVPSPTEISLAASLAYVIGGVVPILTALFVRPQVMRFVAVAISASFSMLGAGYFAASLGKAPVLRSCARVLMGGWIEIAILIGKRKVLESFGL; encoded by the coding sequence ATGTCGAACTCGTTCAGAGTGCACTCAACCAGTGACAAAGATGTTGAGGCGAATTCCGATCACCAATCAGAGAAACGCTTCGACTACTTGCAAAGAGCGCAATGGCTCCGAGGAGCTGTGCTTGGATGCAACGAAGGGATAATGACTTCGTCCATATTAGTAATGGGAATGACTGTACATATAGATACTACCAAGGATCTGATTATCACTGGTCTTGTGGGATTAATCGCGGGAGCCTTAGCTATAGCAACTGCAGAATTCATATCAGTCTACACACAAGTAGACGTCGTCGAGGCTCAAAATGACCGTGATCGAAGGAGTGGTCGAGTTGGAAGGGCGCCGGTCCCCAGTCCAACTGAAATCAGCCTGGCTGCCTCACTGGCATATGTGATAGGAGGGGTTGTTCCAATACTTACTGCATTGTTTGTGAGACCCCAAGTGATGAGATTTGTTGCGGTGGCGATTTCGGCTTCTTTTTCGATGTTAGGGGCGGGTTACTTTGCGGCATCACTTGGGAAGGCACCGGTGCTGAGATCTTGTGCGAGAGTGCTGATGGGAGGATGGATTGAAATCGCGATTTTGATAGGGAAGAGAAAGGTTCTCGAGAGTTTTGGGCTCTAG
- the LOC108206864 gene encoding F-box/LRR-repeat protein At3g48880-like — protein sequence MAMTCKMRKSSEKHKSVSVFQWVDLPKDPLTEVFKLCNPTDALMTLPLVCKYWGRIFLEPIICKQKDNCLNFMPLREKPFYEFFYQSEDKNTRAMRLMKLLVGVMHAFACDNQSDAVGNDVGVTPIIKIIFPHDLPLHERHFVYVAERCPQLKSIILPCARDVTGKGITRAMRFWTGMEEMTLALFCRRLQYDLQLFGTIKEIRKSCKNLHCLQLNGFDLNSKSADILVRSLKSLKLLCLSGAYIHKQGLQIFFSRYNELDKVKFLGCIFFTSEGRELVSEINIMRIQERRKTRWRTDKYPDDIGKLHTAEELVDLLWKW from the exons ATGGCTATGACTTGCAAAATGAGAAAGAGTTCTGAAAAGCACAAGAGCGTTAGTGTCTTTCAATGGGTAGATTTGCCAAAGGATCCTCTTACTGAAGTTTTCAAGCTTTGTAACCCTACAGATGCGTTAATGACTCTTCCATTAGTTTGCAAATACTGGGGTCGGATCTTCTTGGAGCCCATAATTTGTAAACAAAAAGATAATTGTTTGAATTTCATGCCACTTAGGGAGAAACCTTTTTATGAGTTCTTTTACCAATCAGAGGACAAGAATACAAGAGCAATGAGATTGATGAAATTGCTTGTGGGTGTTATGCATGCATTTGCCTGTGATAATCAAAGTGATGCGGTGGGTAATGATGTTGGGGTTACTccgataataaaaattatttttcctcaTGATCTTCCCCTACACGAAAGACACTTTGTTTATGTCGCGGAAAG GTGTCCACAGCTCAAATCCATCATCCTCCCCTGCGCCCGAGACGTTACAGGCAAAGGGATAACAAGGGCAATGCGATTCTGGACTGGCATGGAAGAGATGACTCTTGCTCTATTTTGTCGCCGACTACAGTATGACTTGCAGCTCTTTGGGACTATCAAGGAAATTCGAAAAAGTTGTAAAAATCTCCATTGCCTTCAGTTAAATGGCTTTGACTTGAATTCCAAATCAGCAGATATTCTCGTCCGGAGTTTGAAGTCTTTGAAGTTGTTATGCCTTTCTGGTGCTTATATTCACAAACAGGGGctgcaaatttttttttcaagataCAATGAACTTGACAAAGTGAAGTTTCTTGGTTGTATCTTTTTTACCAGTGAAGGCAGGGAACTTGTGAGCGAAATAAACATAATGAGGATTCAAGAACGTCGTAAAACCAGGTGGAGGACAGATAAATATCCTGATGACATTGGCAAATTGCACACTGCTGAAGAGCTGGTTGATCTACTTTGGAAGTGGTAA
- the LOC108207815 gene encoding probable serine/threonine-protein kinase PBL23, whose protein sequence is MGASVVLVLTRLLFVLQIVAVKQLDRNGYQGNREFLAEVLTLSIVNHPNLVKLLGYCADGQQRILVYEYMPNGSLENHLFETCAERPPLDWYKRMKIAKGAAEGLEHLHDTANPPIIFRDLKASNILLDNDFNPKLSDFGLAKLGPTGEQDHVSTRVMGTYGYCAPEYAMTGQLTTKSDMYSFGVVFLEIISGKRAIDPSKPSEQQNLVAWATPQFKDKRKFKLIADPLLKDKYPVKGLYQALAVASMCLQQEANTRPLISDVVTALEYLSMENFGETDEIITTADYELASGFEITDDDNDFVDCPTSSPDTTQ, encoded by the exons ATGGGAGCTTCAGTTGTATTAGTCTTGACTCGGCTTTTGTTTGTCCTTCAGATTGTTGCAGTAAAGCAACTCGACAGAAATGGATATCAAGGAAACCGGGAGTTCCTGGCAGAGGTTCTGACACTAAGTATTGTTAACCATCCGAACCTTGTCAAACTTTTGGGATATTGTGCTGATGGCCAACAAAGAATCTTAGTCTATGAATACATGCCAAATGGTAGCTTAGAAAATCACCTTTTCG AAACTTGTGCTGAAAGACCCCCTCTTGATTGGTATAAGAGGATGAAAATTGCAAAAGGAGCTGCAGAAGGACTAGAGCATTTGCATGATACCGCCAATCCGCCAATTATATTTCGGGACCTGAAAGCATCAAACATATTATTAGACAACGATTTCAATCCCAAGCTCTCTGATTTCGGGCTTGCTAAACTAGGTCCAACAGGAGAGCAAGACCATGTGTCTACAAGGGTGATGGGCACTTATGGCTATTGTGCTCCAGAGTATGCCATGACAGGACAGTTGACAACTAAATCTGATATGTATAGCTTTGGAGTTGTTTTTCTGGAGATCATATCAGGAAAAAGAGCTATTGATCCCTCTAAACCAAGTGAACAACAAAACCTGGTTGCATGG GCAACCCCGCAATTTAAGGATAAAAGAAAGTTCAAATTGATCGCTGATCCATTACTGAAGGACAAATATCCAGTAAAGGGTCTTTATCAAGCTCTAGCTGTGGCATCAATGTGTCTGCAACAAGAAGCTAATACCAGACCCTTGATTTCTGATGTTGTCACTGCCCTCGAGTATTTATCCATGGAAAATTTTGGTGAAACTGACGAGATAATTACTACAGCAGATTATGAACTAGCTTCAGGATTTGAGATTACAGATGATGATAACGATTTTGTAGACTGCCCTACTTCATCACCGGACACAACCCAGTGA
- the LOC108208977 gene encoding pentatricopeptide repeat-containing protein At4g21170, whose product MIEVMINTMEKNEYISKLPLLEYDSVIQKLSNLGKTYAAELFFMRASDAKVKLNDATYECMLRAFSKEGRVKDAIVIHDKMLESGTVAKCSSYTLFVNILCKEDPTEKISKLLKDIIGRGFCPSLSELSKYIISLCKNRRWRESEDLLNLIMEEGYVPDPLCSSFVIKHYCSTRRIDLAIGLHNKLEHSKGTLDTDAYNVFVKGLLNERRVEEALKIFDYMRIHNLLNGESFCAMISGLCHENDLRTAMKLHDEMLKMGLKPDLKKYKRLISCFK is encoded by the coding sequence ATGATTGAAGTTATGATTAATACTATGGAGAAAAATgaatacatttcaaaacttcctTTATTGGAATATGATTCTGTTATACAGAAACTTTCGAACTTGGGGAAAACATATGCAGCAGAGTTGTTTTTTATGAGAGCTTCTGATGCAAAGGTTAAGTTAAATGATGCTACATATGAATGCATGTTAAGGGCGTTTTCCAAAGAAGGCAGAGTGAAGGACGCGATTGTGATACATGACAAAATGTTGGAAAGTGGAACTGTTGCAAAATGCAGCTCTTATACGTTGTTTGTGAATATTCTTTGCAAGGAAGATCCAACAGAGAAAATTAGTAAACTTTTGAAAGACATCATTGGAAGAGGGTTTTGCCCTAGTTTATCAGAACTGTCTAAATACATCATTTCTCTGTGTAAAAATCGACGATGGAGAGAATCAGAGGACCTTTTAAATCTGATTATGGAAGAAGGATACGTGCCAGATCCATTATGTTCTTCCTTTGTGATTAAGCATTATTGCTCTACCAGACGGATTGATTTAGCTATTGGTTTACATAATAAGTTGGAACATTCGAAGGGTACCTTGGATACAGATGCATATAATGTATTTGTTAAGGGGCTCCTGAATGAAAGGAGAGTTGAAGAAGcacttaaaatatttgattacaTGAGAATTCATAATTTGCTAAATGGAGAGAGTTTTTGCGCTATGATTAGTGGACTTTGCCATGAAAATGACTTGAGAACGGCCATGAAACTTCATGACGAGATGTTGAAGATGGGCCTGAAACCTGATTTGAAAAAGTACAAGCGTCTAATATCTTGTTTCAAATAG
- the LOC108208978 gene encoding uncharacterized protein LOC108208978: MSNDSFAVALRNLGGTHTIPKSAAKSKSGSGKNDESGSSQQGAAGGESSVAVEKVALGMTAEVQESGSPDLVTRGTKRKQPSARKAPAKVPKARAGRGKEMMVESESDTDESEDPEREDTRVVLGAGKYSAREIIKLMSGIPTDEDWVKMDDAGLVSTFREIGSLWGQLGARLAGFNTMAFDVIKSERDTADACGERTRKAESSLAQERSAKEKLESEMDKRVKEVETRMQGEWKKKVDDAEARAADAEKKASGFEEEVGTLKKILEERKEAGVVIAEFQKSTAYADALNHAAAAEVVRCWHVAERHIKSDPEANLQSFIELYLAAKDNIKAGKGEPEPYEGPTPSFIARANPDISTTSDVPVDPGSNVNRPPANDPPLH, encoded by the exons ATGTCTAACGACTCTTTTGCTGTGGCTTTAAGGAATTTGGGGGGAACTCACACAATCCCAAAGTCTGCTGCCAAGTCCAAATCTGGGTCAGGGAAGAATGATGAATCCGGGTCCTCCCAGCAAGGAGCGGCTGGTGGAGAGTCAAGTGTCGCCGTGGAAAAGGTTGCCCTCGGGATGACCGCCGAGGTTCAGGAGTCTGGCAGCCCGGACCTTGTTACCCGGGGGACGAAGAGGAAACAGCCCTCGGCGAGGAAGGCTCCTGCGAAGGTTCCCAAGGCCAGGGCTGGCCGGGGTAAGGAGATGATGGTGGAGTCCGAGTCTGATACTGATGAGAGTGAGGACCCGGAGAGGGAGGATACCCGGGTTGTTCTTGGTGCTGGCAAGTATTCAGCCAGAGAGATAATCAAGTTGATGTCTGGTATCCCAACTGATGAGGATTGGGTGAAGATGGATGACGCCGGGTTGGTTAGTACCTTCAGAGAGATTGGGAGTCTTTGGGGCCAG CTTGGGGCTCGGCTGGCCGGGTTCAACACCATGGCCTTTGATGTTATCAAGTCGGAAAGGGATACTGCTGATGCGTGCGGGGAGAGGACCCGGAAAGCTGAGTCGAGCTTAGCTCAGGAGAGGTCGGCAAAGGAGAAGTTGGAATCTGAGATGGATAAGCGGGTGAAGGAGGTTGAGACCCGGATGCAGGGCGAGTGGAAGAAGAAGGTAGACGATGCCGAGGCTCGGGCTGCTGATGCCGAGAAGAAGGCGTCCGGGTTCGAGGAGGAAGTGGGCACCCTGAAGAAGATCTTGGAGGAGAGGAAGGAGGCCGGGGTGGTCATCGCTGAATTCCAGAAGTCGACGGCCTATGCTGATGCCCTCAACCATGCTGCGGCAGCGGAGGTGGTCCGTTGTTGGCATGTAGCCGAGCGACATATTAAATCTGACCCGGAAGCTAATCTTCAGAGCTTCATCGAATTGTATCTCGCTGCGAAAGATAACATCAAAGCTGGGAAGGGCGAACCTGAGCCTTACGAAGGCCCAACTCCCAGCTTCATAGCTCGTGCCAACCCGGACATCTCCACTACTTCGGATGTGCCTGTTGATCCGGGCTCTAATGTCAACCGTCCCCCGGCGAACGATCCTCCCCTCCATTAG